A window from Methylococcus mesophilus encodes these proteins:
- a CDS encoding DUF1800 domain-containing protein has translation MTRARIPDIGFHGSRNPALEKVSKPVRWLPAAGAVVLLGATALDTQGASAAVNTADAVRFLEQGSFGPTDAAIAEVQKLGFSGWLDMQRNLPASRFPDLPEFPSNPAEGCPKDDPSTSQNCYRDHYTQFPLQMQFFLHALGGTDQLRQRVAFALSQTLVVSGVQIQQPSALAPYLNILADNAFGNYRDLLEKITLNPAMGDYLDMVNNDKPSSDGKFKPNENYAREILQLFSIGLYQLNTDGTLKLDSKGQSIPTYTQDTIGNFARVFTGWTYAPKDGATPKKHNPRNYLVPMVLYRVNGADTNHDKGAKPLLSYSGAVYSTLPANQDGETDLKQALDNIFRHPNVGPFIAKRLIQNLVTSNPSAAYVGRVARVFNNNGSGVRGDLFATVRAVLLDKEARGASRREAGYGRLREPVQFVTNLLRAYNAQSDGVLAELPKAMGQNLFYSPSVFNYYPREYTVPGTALQGPEFGIESSAAALNRANVAYLLILSKLQLPGATTPTTIDLSGLDALGANPDATQLIESINRLLMHSSMSKDMKTTVGAALPCTRKAGQGSCTEAHLRAQIALYLVATSSQYLIQR, from the coding sequence ATGACCCGCGCAAGAATCCCCGACATCGGGTTCCACGGATCCCGAAATCCAGCATTGGAAAAAGTATCGAAACCCGTGCGCTGGTTGCCAGCCGCCGGAGCCGTCGTCTTGCTCGGCGCGACCGCTTTGGACACGCAGGGCGCCTCCGCGGCGGTCAACACCGCCGATGCGGTACGCTTCCTCGAACAAGGCAGCTTCGGGCCGACCGATGCCGCCATCGCGGAAGTGCAGAAACTCGGCTTCAGCGGCTGGCTGGACATGCAGCGCAACCTCCCGGCTTCGCGCTTTCCGGATCTGCCCGAGTTTCCTTCCAATCCCGCGGAAGGCTGCCCCAAGGACGATCCGTCAACTTCCCAGAACTGCTACCGGGACCATTACACCCAGTTTCCCCTGCAGATGCAGTTTTTCCTGCATGCCTTGGGCGGGACGGACCAACTACGCCAGCGGGTGGCTTTCGCATTGAGCCAGACGCTCGTGGTGTCCGGGGTCCAGATCCAGCAGCCCAGTGCCCTGGCGCCCTACCTCAACATCCTGGCGGACAACGCGTTCGGCAATTATCGCGACCTGCTGGAAAAAATCACGCTGAATCCCGCCATGGGCGATTACCTCGACATGGTGAACAACGACAAGCCGAGCAGCGACGGCAAGTTCAAACCCAACGAAAACTACGCCCGCGAAATCCTGCAGTTGTTTTCGATCGGCCTCTATCAGTTGAACACGGACGGCACCCTCAAGCTCGATTCGAAAGGCCAGTCCATCCCGACCTATACCCAAGACACCATCGGGAACTTCGCCCGCGTCTTCACCGGCTGGACCTATGCCCCCAAGGACGGCGCCACGCCCAAGAAGCACAACCCGCGCAACTATCTCGTTCCCATGGTGCTGTACCGGGTCAACGGCGCGGACACCAACCACGACAAGGGCGCGAAGCCACTGCTCAGCTATTCTGGCGCGGTGTATTCCACGTTGCCGGCCAACCAGGACGGGGAAACCGACCTCAAACAGGCGCTGGACAACATTTTCCGGCATCCCAACGTCGGGCCTTTCATCGCCAAGCGGCTGATCCAGAACCTGGTGACCAGCAACCCGAGCGCGGCTTACGTGGGACGGGTCGCCAGGGTATTCAATAACAACGGCTCCGGCGTCCGGGGGGATCTGTTCGCCACCGTCAGGGCGGTCCTGCTCGACAAGGAAGCGCGCGGCGCTTCGCGCCGGGAAGCGGGATATGGGCGGTTGCGAGAGCCGGTGCAATTCGTAACCAACCTGCTCCGCGCATACAACGCCCAGAGCGACGGTGTGCTGGCCGAACTCCCCAAGGCCATGGGCCAGAACCTGTTCTACTCGCCTTCCGTCTTCAACTATTACCCCCGTGAATACACCGTCCCCGGAACGGCGCTGCAAGGGCCGGAATTCGGCATCGAGTCCAGCGCCGCCGCGCTCAACCGCGCGAACGTCGCCTATCTCCTGATTCTTTCGAAACTGCAGCTTCCGGGGGCGACGACGCCGACCACGATCGATCTGAGCGGACTCGACGCCCTGGGCGCCAATCCGGACGCCACCCAGCTCATCGAATCGATCAACCGGCTGCTGATGCACTCCTCGATGTCGAAGGACATGAAGACCACCGTCGGCGCCGCCCTGCCATGCACGCGCAAGGCCGGCCAGGGCAGCTGCACGGAAGCGCATCTGCGCGCGCAGATCGCCCTCTATCTCGTCGCGACCTCGTCGCAATATCTGATCCAGAGGTAA
- a CDS encoding DUF1501 domain-containing protein produces MMSRRKFLKQSSQTLGAAALLSSLGRIVPAQAAAGDYKALVCIFLAGGNDSNNTVIPYDDYAAYQAVRGTGALLNIPQAQLLQIAAASHQDKLFGLHPSLPELQALYASGRLAVLANVGTLVRPITKTELLGSGPRPENLFSHSDQQAQWQSATASSSGQSMPTGWGGRLADDIGSAYNPGISFPMVTSLAGVTLFSTGKTTSPIVPGATLIGLDGKDPVATAAYNAVRKLQGLDLGMTLVKAKSAITSSAIDNSRTLQSALKNAPALSTPFPGTSIGGQLKTAASIIAARGTIGLSRQIFFCTLGGFDTHAGQPGTQSSLLAQLSQAMKAFYDATAELGVEANVTTFTLSDFNRTFQPNSGLGTDHAWGSHHFILGGAVNGGDFYGRFPALQLKGPDDLTGEGRWIPTTSVDEYGAKLAEWFGAADLAAAFPNLGNFDTGRTDLAFMKAG; encoded by the coding sequence ATGATGTCACGCCGAAAATTTCTTAAGCAGTCGAGCCAGACACTGGGGGCAGCCGCCCTGCTTTCCAGCCTCGGCCGGATCGTCCCGGCCCAGGCCGCCGCGGGCGATTACAAGGCCCTGGTCTGCATCTTCCTGGCGGGCGGTAACGACAGCAACAACACCGTCATCCCCTACGACGACTATGCCGCGTATCAGGCGGTCCGCGGCACCGGCGCGCTGCTGAACATCCCGCAGGCCCAACTGCTGCAGATCGCCGCGGCCAGCCACCAGGACAAGCTGTTCGGGCTGCATCCCAGCCTGCCGGAATTGCAGGCGCTCTATGCCTCCGGCAGACTCGCGGTCCTGGCCAACGTGGGCACGCTGGTCCGCCCGATAACAAAAACCGAGCTGCTGGGCAGCGGACCGCGCCCGGAAAACCTGTTCTCGCATTCGGACCAGCAGGCCCAGTGGCAGTCGGCCACGGCTTCGAGTTCCGGCCAGTCCATGCCCACCGGGTGGGGCGGGCGGCTGGCGGACGACATCGGGAGCGCCTACAACCCCGGCATCAGCTTTCCCATGGTCACCTCCCTTGCGGGAGTGACCCTGTTTTCCACCGGCAAGACCACCAGCCCGATCGTTCCCGGTGCGACGCTCATCGGCCTCGACGGCAAGGACCCGGTGGCGACGGCGGCCTATAACGCCGTGCGCAAGCTCCAAGGGCTGGACCTGGGGATGACCTTGGTCAAGGCCAAGAGCGCCATCACTTCGTCGGCCATCGACAACAGCCGAACCCTGCAATCGGCGCTGAAAAACGCACCGGCTCTGTCCACCCCCTTCCCCGGCACCAGCATAGGCGGCCAGCTCAAGACCGCGGCCAGCATCATCGCCGCGCGCGGCACGATCGGCCTCAGCCGGCAGATATTCTTCTGCACCCTGGGCGGCTTCGACACCCACGCCGGACAGCCGGGAACCCAGAGCAGCCTCCTCGCCCAGCTCAGCCAGGCCATGAAGGCGTTCTACGACGCCACCGCGGAACTCGGCGTGGAAGCCAACGTCACCACCTTCACCCTCTCGGACTTCAACCGCACCTTCCAGCCGAACTCCGGCCTCGGCACCGACCACGCCTGGGGCAGCCATCATTTCATCCTGGGAGGCGCCGTGAACGGCGGTGATTTCTATGGCCGGTTCCCGGCGCTGCAACTGAAGGGGCCGGACGACCTGACCGGCGAGGGTCGCTGGATACCCACCACTTCGGTGGACGAATACGGCGCGAAACTGGCGGAATGGTTCGGGGCCGCGGACCTCGCCGCGGCATTTCCCAACCTCGGCAACTTCGACACAGGCCGCACCGATCTCGCCTTCATGAAGGCCGGCTGA
- a CDS encoding fused response regulator/phosphatase — protein MSEEKGVAGVLAVAHPVVVLLIDDQKIIGEAVRRLLKDETDIEFHFLSDPTQALAEAERVRPTIILQDLVMPDVDGLDLVVRFREHPASRNIPLIVLSSKEEPTVKAEAFARGANDYLVKLPDRIELIARLRYHSNAYIAQLQRDEAYGALAAELHEAASYVRSQLPAPILAGPIRSAWEFVPSTTLGGDSFGYFDVDPGHFAFFLLDVCGHGVGPALLSVSAMAAVSRRTFTEVDFLDPASVLGALNEAFAMEEHNLLYFTIWYGVFERTTRKVRYASAGHPPAIVIAAGSAPAELRQQAMPIGVMSDSVFATAEFRLPPAAAVYLFSDGIYEVTRPGGEEFTFGEFMDQLASVASAGGGPRELLAAMRAIQDRAEFEDDVSVLELKFD, from the coding sequence ATGAGTGAAGAGAAAGGGGTGGCCGGGGTGCTCGCGGTTGCCCACCCCGTCGTCGTGCTGCTGATCGACGACCAGAAGATCATCGGCGAAGCCGTCCGCCGCCTGCTGAAGGACGAGACCGACATCGAGTTCCATTTCCTGAGCGATCCGACCCAGGCGCTGGCGGAAGCGGAGCGCGTAAGGCCCACGATCATCCTCCAGGATCTGGTGATGCCGGACGTGGACGGCCTCGATCTGGTGGTGCGGTTCCGGGAACATCCGGCTTCCCGCAACATCCCGCTGATCGTGCTGTCGAGCAAGGAGGAGCCGACGGTGAAGGCGGAAGCCTTCGCACGGGGGGCGAACGACTACCTGGTCAAGCTGCCCGACCGCATCGAGCTGATCGCCCGCCTGCGCTACCATTCCAATGCCTACATCGCCCAGTTGCAGCGCGACGAGGCCTACGGCGCGCTGGCGGCGGAACTGCACGAAGCGGCGAGCTACGTGCGCTCGCAACTGCCGGCGCCGATACTCGCGGGGCCCATCCGCAGCGCCTGGGAGTTCGTGCCTTCCACCACGCTGGGAGGGGATTCCTTCGGCTATTTCGACGTCGATCCCGGCCATTTCGCATTTTTCCTCCTGGACGTCTGCGGCCATGGCGTGGGGCCGGCCCTGCTCTCGGTATCGGCAATGGCGGCCGTCAGCCGGCGCACCTTCACGGAGGTGGATTTCCTGGACCCGGCGTCCGTGCTCGGCGCGCTCAACGAAGCCTTTGCCATGGAAGAGCACAATCTGCTGTATTTCACCATCTGGTACGGGGTGTTCGAGCGGACCACCCGCAAGGTGCGGTACGCCAGCGCGGGGCATCCCCCGGCGATCGTCATCGCGGCCGGCAGCGCGCCCGCGGAGCTGCGTCAGCAGGCCATGCCCATCGGTGTCATGAGCGATTCCGTTTTTGCTACAGCAGAATTCCGATTACCGCCGGCCGCTGCGGTTTATCTGTTCAGCGACGGGATTTACGAGGTCACGCGCCCCGGCGGGGAAGAGTTCACCTTCGGCGAGTTCATGGACCAGCTGGCGTCGGTCGCTTCGGCCGGCGGCGGGCCGCGGGAGCTGCTGGCGGCGATGCGTGCCATCCAGGACCGTGCCGAGTTCGAAGACGACGTGTCCGTCCTGGAATTGAAGTTCGATTGA